AGTCCTTTGGAGAGATTGAGTTTTGGTTTGCAGGTATTAAAATTTTTGTCATTATCGCTTTCATTCTATTAGGTGTAAGTATTTTATTTGGAATCATTCCAAGTAATAGCCCATCTTCTGAGTACCTTCATAATTATAGCAACTTTGTCCCAAATGGTTGGAAAGCCGTTTTCTCTACCTTGCTTGTGGTGATCTTCTCATATGGAGGCTCAGAACTAATTGGCTTAACTATTACGGAAACGAAAGATGCTGAAAAGGTCTTACCAGGCGTAGTTAAAGGAGTTATGTGGAGAGTAGTTCTATTTTACACCTTACCTATCTTTATTATCTGTGGCTTAATACCTTGGGATAAAATTGATGCAAATGCTAGTCCTTTTGTCCAAGTATTTGAAACAGCCGGGCTTCAGGGAGCTTCTCACATTATGAACTTTATTTTATTGACGGCTGTACTTTCCGCAGCAAATTCGGGTATTTATGGCTGTACAAGGATGCTTCATTCTTTATCACAGTCGGGAGATGCACCTAAAAGCTTGTCCTATGTAAATAAACAAGGCGTACCTGTTTACAGTTTAGCTTTCAGCGTCTTATTCTTATTAATGGGAACGTACATTGTATACTTATATCCTGAAAAAGCTTTTTCTTATTTGTTAGCTATTCCTGGGTTTACAGTTTCTCTTATATGGATTAGTATTTGCTTAGCTCAGCTAAAGCTACGTCCTCAATATAAACAAAAACCATATTTTAAGCTTTGGGGATTCCCCTATTTAACACTTTTTGCTGCATGTGCATTAGTTATTAGCTTTATAGTCTTTCTAATAGATAGTGCGAATAGATTAAGCTCTACAGTTTGCGTGGCTTTCGTTCTTGTAATGATAATCCTTTCATTATTCAAAAGGAATACCAAATCCACTTCTCGTAAAGTACCGAATGATACAAATTAGATTTTAAATTCTCTAAGAACTTAAATCAAAAAAGCTACTTTATTAAAGTAGCTTTTTTTGATTGATACAAGCCTTTTCTGCATCTGGCAGTATTCTTGGTGATTTAACTCACGATTTGTTTCTGGGATTTTTCTTCTTCATTCCAAGCCTCTAACGTTTCACGTCCTGGTAAGTGTGAGATACTATCTGCATGA
The window above is part of the Priestia megaterium genome. Proteins encoded here:
- a CDS encoding amino acid permease codes for the protein MKENTASKNTLKKQLLPRHIRMIAIGGMIGTGIFKGSADTIGLAGPSVIFSYLFAGLLLLIVMGALAEMAIVYPSHNMKDLIQKAFGRRFSFVTGATYCFMWLTVCVIEVIAAGSFLQYWFSSIPLWILCLICSIVLILINATSVKSFGEIEFWFAGIKIFVIIAFILLGVSILFGIIPSNSPSSEYLHNYSNFVPNGWKAVFSTLLVVIFSYGGSELIGLTITETKDAEKVLPGVVKGVMWRVVLFYTLPIFIICGLIPWDKIDANASPFVQVFETAGLQGASHIMNFILLTAVLSAANSGIYGCTRMLHSLSQSGDAPKSLSYVNKQGVPVYSLAFSVLFLLMGTYIVYLYPEKAFSYLLAIPGFTVSLIWISICLAQLKLRPQYKQKPYFKLWGFPYLTLFAACALVISFIVFLIDSANRLSSTVCVAFVLVMIILSLFKRNTKSTSRKVPNDTN